From Chromohalobacter canadensis, one genomic window encodes:
- a CDS encoding BolA family protein, protein MNVQARIEEKLQSLDPEHAAVENESHMHNVPPDSETHFKVTLVAEGFAGLMPVKRHQQVYALLADELSGPVHALALHLYTPEEWQQRAAARPDSPNCRGGGAG, encoded by the coding sequence ATGAATGTTCAGGCCCGTATCGAAGAGAAGCTGCAGTCACTCGACCCCGAGCATGCGGCGGTCGAGAACGAAAGCCACATGCACAATGTGCCGCCGGACTCCGAAACGCACTTCAAGGTGACGTTGGTCGCCGAGGGCTTCGCGGGTCTGATGCCGGTCAAACGCCATCAGCAGGTCTACGCGTTGCTCGCTGACGAGCTTTCCGGCCCGGTGCATGCCTTGGCTTTGCACCTCTATACACCCGAGGAATGGCAGCAGCGTGCCGCGGCGCGCCCGGACTCTCCTAATTGTCGAGGCGGCGGCGCAGGCTGA